A single window of Caldicellulosiruptor bescii DSM 6725 DNA harbors:
- a CDS encoding acyl-CoA dehydrogenase family protein, which produces MEYFLSEEQKIIKKLAKRISDEYVSKVAIKYDKEGIFPRDILDLLAYTELTGVYIPKEYGGFGGGVMEMCLVVEELSRNCAGVAVSYAATALGAYPIILYGKEEQKEKYLPKIAKGELIAAFALTEADAGSDVSSIKTTAEKKGDYYILNGSKHWITNGGEADVYVVFAVTDKSKGPRGISAFIIEKGYEGFYCGKKEDKMGIRASSTTELIFEDCKVPKENILGREGTGFIIAMKTFDRTRPGVAAMAVGIAQGAYEHAIRYAKERVQFGQPLSSFQAIQHMLADMYINIEAARSLLYSTCRMIDSGAKDFSKESSACKVFASDVAMKVTTDAVQIMGGNGYVKDYPVEKMMRDAKVTQIFEGANQIQRNIIASEIIKEY; this is translated from the coding sequence GTGGAATATTTTTTAAGTGAAGAACAAAAGATTATAAAGAAACTTGCAAAAAGGATTTCAGATGAATACGTGTCAAAGGTTGCAATAAAATATGACAAAGAAGGCATATTTCCAAGAGATATATTGGACCTTTTAGCATACACAGAGCTCACTGGTGTATACATTCCTAAAGAGTACGGTGGGTTTGGTGGCGGTGTTATGGAAATGTGCCTTGTTGTAGAAGAGCTTTCAAGAAATTGTGCAGGTGTTGCGGTATCATACGCTGCAACAGCTCTGGGTGCATATCCCATAATTCTTTATGGTAAAGAAGAACAAAAGGAAAAGTATTTACCTAAGATAGCAAAAGGAGAGTTGATAGCCGCGTTTGCATTGACAGAAGCTGATGCTGGAAGCGATGTGAGCAGTATAAAGACAACTGCAGAGAAAAAAGGAGATTATTATATTTTAAATGGCAGCAAGCACTGGATAACAAACGGCGGTGAAGCTGACGTGTATGTGGTTTTTGCAGTGACCGATAAATCAAAAGGACCACGCGGAATTTCAGCTTTCATTATAGAAAAGGGATATGAAGGGTTTTATTGCGGTAAAAAAGAGGACAAGATGGGCATAAGAGCATCTTCTACCACAGAACTTATATTTGAAGATTGTAAAGTGCCCAAGGAAAATATTTTAGGTCGTGAAGGGACAGGATTTATTATTGCAATGAAGACGTTTGACAGGACACGACCTGGAGTGGCTGCAATGGCTGTTGGGATTGCTCAAGGTGCTTATGAGCATGCAATCAGATATGCAAAAGAAAGAGTCCAGTTCGGACAACCTCTTTCATCCTTTCAGGCAATTCAGCATATGCTTGCTGACATGTACATAAACATCGAAGCTGCAAGATCTCTGCTTTATTCAACATGCCGAATGATTGATAGTGGTGCAAAGGATTTTTCAAAGGAATCTTCAGCGTGCAAAGTTTTTGCATCTGATGTTGCTATGAAGGTCACTACTGATGCCGTTCAAATTATGGGTGGAAATGGATATGTTAAAGACTATCCGGTTGAAAAGATGATGAGGGATGCTAAAGTGACTCAGATATTTGAAGGAGCAAATCAAATTCAGAGAAATATTATTGCCTCTGAAATCATAAAAGAGTATTAA
- a CDS encoding electron transfer flavoprotein subunit beta/FixA family protein: MKILVCIKQVVDPEKVEYNPETRTIKRNAQHLMNNPADLSALEFALRIKDVNKDVHITTLSMGPVECESKIKELIEVGCDSCVLLSDKRLAGSDAYSTAYALAKAIEKLGNFDLILCGESSLDGETSIVPPQIAEYLNIPHISFATNIKVSDLQHVEIERKFKNQLFRFEVKLPALISVKKDSAFLRLPKLSLMIKALSYTPQIISLDDLENFDFSKVGAEGSKTSVNRFVEQSFEDVKCEIYEDIEDAQIECIANLVMRFL, translated from the coding sequence ATGAAAATTCTTGTGTGTATAAAACAAGTCGTTGATCCGGAAAAGGTGGAGTATAATCCTGAAACCAGGACAATAAAAAGAAATGCTCAGCATTTGATGAACAATCCTGCTGACCTTAGCGCTTTAGAATTTGCTCTTAGAATAAAAGATGTTAATAAAGATGTTCATATCACAACCCTTTCAATGGGTCCTGTTGAGTGTGAAAGCAAAATAAAAGAACTTATAGAGGTTGGTTGTGACAGCTGTGTGCTTTTGAGTGATAAAAGACTTGCTGGTTCTGATGCGTATTCTACTGCGTATGCGCTGGCAAAGGCTATTGAAAAGCTTGGCAATTTTGACTTGATACTGTGTGGTGAGTCTTCCTTAGATGGTGAGACATCTATTGTTCCACCTCAGATAGCAGAGTATCTTAATATTCCTCACATATCATTTGCGACTAATATAAAAGTTTCTGATTTGCAACACGTTGAAATTGAAAGAAAATTTAAAAATCAACTATTTAGGTTTGAGGTAAAACTGCCTGCGCTGATTTCTGTCAAGAAAGATAGTGCTTTTCTCAGGCTTCCAAAACTGAGCTTAATGATAAAAGCTCTTTCTTATACTCCTCAAATTATTAGTTTAGATGATTTAGAAAACTTTGATTTTAGCAAAGTAGGAGCAGAAGGTTCAAAAACCTCGGTAAATAGGTTTGTTGAACAAAGCTTTGAAGATGTTAAATGTGAAATCTATGAAGATATTGAAGATGCTCAAATAGAGTGTATAGCTAACCTTGTTATGAGATTCTTATAA
- a CDS encoding electron transfer flavoprotein subunit alpha/FixB family protein, which yields MEHVIFVPAIYHVDEISQLASFLSFIESRITVKDKKIILYLYSNRQVEDKDINFLKTLPLSQIVICKNELFSDWEWPYIEAITQHINTIKPHAVISISSDFIKSILARVAARFSCGFAVDCTDLIFDESTHNYSFLKPAYAGNINAEILVKNSSIVFATLKIKNVAECSFETIDSKVEIVESLFENFEPFSGRIKIIEKNLAQNIDNKLESAKIVIGVGRGIKDKENLKYAFELANILNGAVGVTRPLVDMGWLDKEYQIGQSGKIVSPQIYFAFGVSGAAHHICGIGNPKLIIAVNKNKDAQIFKIAHYGIVADATSAMKSFIKAFKSRLKDC from the coding sequence ATGGAACATGTGATATTTGTGCCGGCAATTTATCATGTTGATGAAATCTCACAACTTGCTTCTTTTCTTTCTTTCATTGAGAGCAGAATTACAGTTAAAGATAAAAAAATTATTTTATACCTATATTCGAATAGACAAGTGGAAGATAAGGATATCAATTTCCTAAAGACTCTTCCATTAAGTCAAATTGTTATCTGTAAAAATGAACTTTTTTCAGACTGGGAATGGCCTTACATCGAAGCTATAACCCAGCATATAAATACAATAAAACCTCATGCTGTCATTTCAATATCAAGCGATTTTATAAAGTCAATTTTAGCAAGAGTTGCTGCACGCTTTTCATGTGGGTTTGCTGTTGATTGTACAGACCTTATTTTTGATGAGAGTACTCATAACTACAGTTTTTTAAAGCCTGCATATGCAGGAAATATAAACGCTGAGATTTTAGTCAAAAATTCTTCTATTGTCTTTGCTACGTTAAAAATAAAAAATGTAGCTGAATGTTCTTTTGAGACCATTGATAGTAAAGTAGAGATTGTTGAAAGTCTCTTTGAGAACTTTGAGCCTTTTTCTGGCAGAATTAAGATTATTGAAAAAAATTTAGCTCAGAATATTGATAACAAACTTGAAAGTGCTAAAATAGTTATTGGTGTAGGAAGGGGAATCAAAGACAAGGAAAATTTAAAATATGCTTTTGAACTTGCAAATATCTTAAACGGTGCGGTGGGTGTCACGCGGCCGCTTGTTGACATGGGCTGGCTTGACAAAGAATATCAAATTGGTCAAAGTGGCAAGATTGTATCACCACAGATATATTTTGCTTTTGGTGTTTCGGGTGCAGCCCATCATATTTGTGGGATTGGCAATCCAAAACTCATAATAGCAGTTAACAAAAACAAAGATGCGCAGATTTTTAAAATTGCTCATTACGGGATTGTAGCAGATGCTACCTCTGCTATGAAAAGTTTTATAAAAGCTTTTAAAAGTAGGCTCAAAGACTGCTGA
- a CDS encoding ComEC/Rec2 family competence protein produces the protein MQRKFSVYVLLITIAFFLFLSGCSYLFQTSDFWGTNSAQFLDKQICSVFFLDVGQGDSILIKTPENKFVLIDSGPNSAEQDVLQTLDRLNVKKLDVVIATHPHEDHIGNMDKIISKYDIERFYTTNKTTNTQTFEDMLNALKKKNLKISIARPFDRLKLNGVTLTFLSPLKDYDDLNDSSVVVMLEFAGKRVLFTGDISQNVEYDIVRNVHDIKADVLKVSHHGSYAATSSLFLEKVNPKVAIISVGKDNPYGHPHSSTIRRLEKFKVKIFTTEQNGNIAALIFPDGTLKLITQR, from the coding sequence ATGCAAAGAAAATTTTCAGTATATGTTCTTTTAATAACAATTGCTTTCTTTCTTTTTTTAAGTGGATGTTCGTATCTATTTCAAACTTCTGACTTTTGGGGAACAAATTCAGCCCAGTTTTTAGATAAGCAAATATGTAGTGTATTTTTTTTGGATGTAGGTCAGGGAGATAGTATACTGATAAAAACACCCGAAAATAAGTTTGTATTGATTGACTCAGGACCGAATTCTGCTGAACAGGATGTTTTACAAACCTTAGATAGATTAAATGTCAAAAAATTGGATGTGGTGATTGCAACTCATCCGCATGAGGACCATATTGGCAATATGGACAAGATTATTTCTAAATATGACATAGAAAGATTTTATACAACAAATAAAACAACAAATACTCAGACATTTGAGGATATGCTAAACGCACTGAAGAAAAAGAACCTAAAGATTTCAATTGCAAGACCATTTGATAGACTGAAATTAAATGGTGTTACGTTGACTTTTTTGTCACCTCTTAAAGATTATGATGATTTGAATGATTCAAGTGTGGTTGTCATGCTTGAATTTGCGGGAAAAAGGGTGTTATTTACTGGCGATATTTCACAGAATGTGGAATATGACATAGTAAGGAATGTTCATGATATAAAGGCAGATGTTTTGAAGGTTTCTCATCATGGAAGCTATGCTGCAACTTCAAGTTTATTTTTAGAAAAGGTAAATCCCAAAGTGGCTATCATAAGTGTGGGAAAAGACAATCCGTACGGTCATCCGCACTCATCCACAATAAGGAGATTGGAGAAATTTAAAGTTAAAATATTTACAACAGAACAAAATGGCAACATTGCTGCACTGATATTCCCAGATGGCACATTAAAACTCATCACCCAGAGATAG
- a CDS encoding DegT/DnrJ/EryC1/StrS family aminotransferase → MISLIDLKRQYKSISQEIIERVKEVFESGQYILGPKVAEFEKKCAEYLNVKHAIGVGNGTDALVIALESLGIGKGDEVITTPFTFFATAEAIVRVGAKPVFVDIDPLSYNIDPEKIEEKISERTKAIIPVHIFGQVCDMKKIVQIAKKYNLYIIEDACQAFGAEFEGKKAGTIGDVGCFSFFPTKNLGGFGDGGLIVTDSDEIASKARMLRQHGSKKKYYNEMIGFNSRLDEVQAAILLVKIKYIDMWNRRRIEIAQKFSQELKLDGLVTPKKCNNFEFGHIYHLYILQHEKRDLIMEYLAQKGIATGIYYPVPLHLTKALSFLGHKEGDFEVAERLCRRSFAIPMFPELTDEEIEYITTSINQFGGSL, encoded by the coding sequence ATGATCTCGCTTATTGATTTGAAAAGACAGTACAAAAGCATTTCACAGGAAATAATAGAACGTGTGAAAGAAGTCTTTGAAAGCGGACAGTATATTTTAGGACCAAAAGTTGCAGAGTTTGAGAAAAAGTGTGCTGAATATCTGAATGTAAAACACGCAATAGGTGTTGGAAATGGTACAGATGCCCTTGTCATAGCACTTGAAAGCCTTGGTATAGGAAAAGGTGATGAGGTTATAACCACTCCTTTTACCTTTTTTGCAACAGCTGAGGCAATAGTGAGAGTGGGTGCAAAACCAGTTTTTGTTGACATTGACCCTCTGTCGTACAACATAGACCCTGAAAAGATAGAAGAGAAGATTTCTGAGCGCACAAAAGCTATTATTCCTGTCCATATATTTGGTCAAGTGTGTGACATGAAGAAAATAGTACAAATTGCCAAAAAGTATAACTTGTATATTATCGAAGATGCCTGCCAAGCATTTGGTGCTGAATTTGAAGGAAAAAAAGCTGGTACAATTGGAGATGTGGGATGTTTTTCATTCTTTCCCACAAAGAACTTAGGCGGGTTTGGCGACGGTGGTCTGATTGTAACAGATTCTGACGAGATTGCCTCAAAAGCAAGGATGCTCAGACAGCATGGTTCTAAAAAGAAGTATTACAATGAGATGATAGGATTTAACAGCAGACTTGACGAGGTGCAGGCAGCTATATTACTTGTGAAAATTAAATATATTGACATGTGGAATAGAAGGAGAATAGAAATAGCTCAAAAGTTTTCTCAAGAGCTAAAGCTCGATGGGCTTGTTACCCCAAAAAAGTGCAATAATTTTGAGTTTGGACACATATATCATCTATATATTCTCCAACATGAAAAAAGAGATCTTATAATGGAATATTTAGCTCAGAAAGGAATTGCAACAGGCATATATTATCCTGTGCCGTTGCACTTAACCAAAGCTTTGAGCTTTTTAGGACATAAAGAAGGTGACTTTGAGGTTGCCGAAAGGCTATGCAGACGGTCATTTGCAATTCCAATGTTTCCTGAACTGACTGATGAAGAAATAGAGTATATAACAACTTCAATAAATCAATTTGGAGGGAGTTTATAA
- a CDS encoding nucleotide sugar dehydrogenase, producing the protein MNEIAQKLLEKIESKTAVIGVVGLGYVGLPLAVEKAKAGYKVIGFDIQQKRVDMVNRGQNYIGDVVDKELADLVKEGRIFATTDYSKISDVDAVAICVPTPLDKYKQPDISYVVNSTREIAKYLHRGMLVVLESTTYPGTTEEVVKPILEESGLKCGEDFFLAFSPERVDPGNKVYNTKNTPKVVGGVTKTCTEIAARLYENVLEGEVFRVSSPRVAEMEKILENTFRNINIALVNEMAILCERMNIDIWEVIEAAKTKPYGFMAFYPGPGLGGHCIPIDPFYLTWKAREYDYHTRLIEIAGEINNYMPEYVVERVMKILNKFKKPLNGSKILILGVAYKKDIDDIRESPALKIIEIFEKENAEVEYNDPYVPSFTYNGKQYLSVDFTAESLKKYDIVVITTDHSKYDYKFIVENANLIFDTRNATKGIKSDKVYKL; encoded by the coding sequence ATGAATGAAATTGCACAAAAACTTCTTGAGAAGATTGAGAGCAAAACAGCAGTGATTGGAGTTGTGGGGCTTGGGTATGTGGGACTTCCACTGGCTGTCGAGAAAGCAAAAGCAGGGTACAAGGTTATTGGATTTGATATACAGCAAAAGAGAGTTGACATGGTAAACAGAGGCCAAAATTATATAGGCGATGTTGTGGACAAAGAACTTGCTGATCTTGTAAAGGAAGGTAGAATCTTTGCCACAACTGACTACAGCAAAATTAGTGATGTTGATGCTGTTGCTATATGCGTTCCCACTCCACTTGATAAATACAAACAGCCAGATATTTCATATGTTGTGAATTCTACAAGGGAGATTGCAAAATACCTTCATAGAGGAATGTTGGTTGTTTTAGAGAGTACTACATATCCGGGGACAACTGAAGAAGTGGTAAAACCTATCTTGGAAGAAAGTGGGCTAAAATGCGGTGAAGATTTCTTTTTAGCTTTTTCACCTGAGAGAGTTGATCCAGGCAACAAGGTATATAACACAAAGAACACACCAAAGGTTGTGGGCGGGGTAACAAAAACATGTACTGAGATAGCCGCAAGACTTTACGAAAATGTGTTGGAAGGAGAAGTATTCAGGGTCAGTTCCCCACGAGTTGCAGAAATGGAAAAAATTTTGGAAAACACCTTCAGAAATATAAACATTGCGCTTGTAAACGAAATGGCTATTTTGTGCGAAAGGATGAACATTGACATTTGGGAGGTCATTGAGGCAGCAAAGACAAAACCATATGGATTTATGGCATTTTATCCCGGACCGGGGCTTGGTGGCCATTGCATACCGATTGACCCATTTTATCTTACTTGGAAAGCGCGTGAATATGATTATCATACAAGACTTATTGAAATAGCTGGCGAGATAAACAACTATATGCCAGAGTACGTGGTTGAAAGAGTTATGAAAATTCTCAACAAATTCAAAAAACCTTTGAACGGTTCAAAAATTTTAATTTTAGGTGTGGCATACAAAAAAGATATTGATGATATAAGAGAGTCACCTGCATTGAAAATTATTGAGATTTTTGAAAAAGAGAATGCAGAGGTAGAATACAATGACCCATATGTACCGAGTTTTACTTATAATGGCAAACAATATTTATCGGTAGATTTTACAGCAGAGTCGCTCAAAAAGTATGATATAGTTGTTATCACAACAGACCACTCAAAATATGATTATAAGTTTATCGTAGAGAATGCTAATCTCATTTTTGATACAAGAAACGCTACAAAAGGTATAAAATCTGACAAGGTTTATAAACTATAA
- a CDS encoding Gfo/Idh/MocA family protein produces MEKLKICLVGCGRISFKHAEAYANNYDQLEVVGFCDLDSQKALRTRQKYYELLATKGIEIKKDIPIYTDYIKMLKEQECDIVDIATYSGCHAEQTLVALDFNKHVIVEKPMALSIEDADLMIKKAREKKKVLSVCLQNRFNKSVQKLKSTIDSGKFGKILYAVASIRWNRNDEYYRQDSWRGTWEQDGGALMNQCTHNIDLLQWIISSEVDEIYGDIETFLRPIEAEDTGFAILKFKSGARGIVEGTTCVWPSNLEETLSVFGQTGTAVLGGTSVNRIVVWRVPDEDEKEALEKFTENPDNVYGFGHTPFIKNVIEAIKRGENPLVTGEEGKKSLEIILGIYKSAIEKIPIKLPLTNFSTMDMKKAYERQRLVR; encoded by the coding sequence ATGGAGAAGTTAAAAATTTGTCTTGTTGGGTGTGGGAGAATATCATTCAAACATGCTGAGGCTTATGCTAACAACTATGACCAGCTTGAGGTTGTGGGTTTTTGTGACTTAGATAGCCAAAAAGCTTTGAGGACAAGACAAAAGTATTATGAACTGCTTGCAACCAAAGGAATTGAAATAAAAAAGGATATACCCATATATACAGATTATATAAAGATGTTAAAAGAACAAGAATGTGACATAGTTGATATAGCGACATACAGTGGCTGCCATGCTGAGCAAACACTTGTTGCTTTAGATTTTAACAAGCATGTGATTGTAGAAAAGCCTATGGCACTTTCGATAGAAGATGCAGATTTGATGATTAAAAAAGCAAGAGAAAAGAAGAAGGTACTTAGTGTATGTCTGCAAAACAGGTTTAACAAAAGTGTGCAAAAACTTAAAAGTACTATTGATAGTGGCAAATTCGGTAAGATACTGTACGCCGTTGCAAGCATTAGATGGAATAGGAACGATGAATATTACAGGCAAGATAGCTGGAGAGGAACATGGGAACAAGATGGCGGTGCACTTATGAACCAATGCACCCACAACATTGACCTTTTGCAATGGATAATAAGTTCTGAGGTTGACGAGATTTATGGTGACATAGAAACATTTTTAAGACCTATTGAAGCAGAGGATACAGGCTTTGCCATCTTGAAATTCAAAAGTGGAGCAAGAGGTATTGTTGAAGGGACTACATGTGTTTGGCCTTCAAATTTGGAAGAGACGCTCAGTGTATTTGGTCAAACAGGAACAGCAGTGCTTGGTGGTACATCGGTTAACAGAATTGTTGTGTGGCGTGTGCCTGATGAGGATGAAAAAGAGGCTTTAGAAAAGTTTACCGAAAATCCAGACAATGTATACGGGTTTGGTCACACTCCTTTTATCAAGAATGTTATTGAAGCCATCAAAAGAGGAGAAAATCCACTGGTAACTGGAGAGGAAGGTAAAAAGTCGCTTGAGATAATCCTGGGTATTTATAAATCTGCAATTGAAAAAATACCAATAAAACTGCCACTTACTAACTTTTCGACAATGGATATGAAAAAAGCTTATGAAAGGCAGAGGTTGGTAAGATGA
- a CDS encoding acyltransferase: MRFISEKAKIAEDVEIGYFVVVEDDVKIGNGCRIGHNVIIKKGSIIGDNVEISDGTIIGKSPQKAIASKTTEEIVLPPAKIGNNVKIGANSIIYRGAVISDNVFIADLVTIRENVSIGEQTIIGRGVSIENKTTIGSYCKIETNAYITALSTIEDWAFIAPCVVTSNDNFAGRGKDRVKYFKGVTVKRGGRIGANATVLPGKVIGEEGFVGAGSVVTKDVMPRKIVVGNPAREIKDVPAEQLLENQ; this comes from the coding sequence ATGAGATTTATAAGTGAGAAAGCAAAAATAGCCGAGGACGTGGAAATAGGCTATTTTGTTGTGGTAGAAGATGATGTTAAGATAGGTAACGGATGCAGAATTGGTCACAATGTAATTATAAAAAAAGGAAGTATTATAGGTGACAATGTCGAAATTTCTGACGGGACAATTATAGGAAAGTCACCTCAAAAGGCTATTGCGAGCAAGACCACAGAAGAAATTGTTCTTCCACCCGCTAAAATAGGTAACAACGTCAAGATTGGAGCAAATAGCATAATCTACAGGGGTGCTGTAATCTCAGACAATGTCTTTATAGCTGATCTTGTGACAATAAGAGAAAATGTAAGTATTGGTGAGCAAACCATTATAGGTCGTGGTGTTAGCATAGAAAATAAGACAACTATTGGTAGTTATTGTAAAATAGAAACAAATGCATATATTACTGCACTTTCAACAATTGAGGATTGGGCATTTATTGCACCGTGTGTTGTGACCTCAAATGACAATTTTGCTGGAAGAGGGAAGGATAGGGTAAAGTATTTCAAAGGTGTTACAGTAAAACGAGGTGGCAGAATTGGTGCAAATGCCACCGTGCTTCCTGGAAAAGTGATTGGAGAAGAAGGATTTGTTGGTGCTGGCAGCGTTGTTACAAAAGATGTCATGCCAAGAAAAATTGTTGTGGGAAATCCTGCAAGGGAGATAAAAGATGTACCGGCTGAACAGTTACTTGAAAACCAATAA
- a CDS encoding O-antigen ligase family protein, whose translation MYRLNSYLKTNKYEFLVAAGVATTVQFVRYSYIPVYLFLLALFFISFYIYKPKIRFDALNFVPMFFYVSLALISLLLLNVSLNKDKAIIGIINAFVFPALFYVFLISCNGNFILKIEKIWLFLLAIASVVCIFEFLYYIAFKSLRERTISIFFNPNTFAFFLVMVYPLVINKLKDEKSKLLVSFLIFIEILLSGSRTGFVVYIFEFFLINIYLIRKNILKVFLAVAGILTIFLPKILYRIPSLSDVTNPKTAVGQRVFVIEFVLRYFSHRSLFEGIGAGQFELFFRKLKAPGLVALHSAHNLFLNALIEYGIIGYMILVFIVYFSVFLSAYNFFKHKEEYDRNIFIGFILITIFQMFDMAEITNSRMLLINMLYTFYLFLPIYRFKRWRAIDGKYF comes from the coding sequence ATGTACCGGCTGAACAGTTACTTGAAAACCAATAAGTATGAATTTTTGGTTGCTGCAGGTGTTGCTACTACTGTGCAGTTTGTTAGGTATTCGTATATTCCTGTATATTTATTTTTGTTGGCGTTATTTTTTATATCCTTTTATATCTATAAACCAAAAATAAGATTTGATGCTTTGAATTTTGTTCCTATGTTTTTTTATGTAAGCCTTGCATTGATTTCTCTCTTGTTACTAAATGTAAGTTTAAACAAGGACAAGGCTATTATAGGTATAATAAATGCTTTTGTATTCCCAGCATTGTTTTATGTCTTTCTCATTTCATGTAACGGAAATTTTATTTTGAAAATAGAAAAAATATGGTTGTTTTTATTAGCAATTGCTTCAGTTGTGTGTATTTTTGAATTTTTGTACTATATAGCTTTCAAGAGTTTGAGAGAGAGAACTATTTCAATCTTTTTTAATCCAAACACATTTGCGTTTTTTTTAGTTATGGTTTACCCACTTGTGATAAACAAGTTGAAAGATGAAAAGTCAAAACTTTTGGTATCGTTCTTAATATTTATAGAAATCTTACTTTCTGGTTCAAGGACAGGGTTTGTAGTATATATATTCGAGTTTTTTCTTATAAATATTTACCTTATTAGAAAAAATATCTTAAAGGTTTTCTTGGCAGTAGCTGGTATATTGACTATTTTCCTTCCTAAGATTCTCTATAGAATTCCAAGCTTAAGTGATGTAACAAATCCTAAAACGGCTGTTGGGCAGAGAGTTTTTGTGATTGAGTTTGTTTTGAGATATTTTTCACACAGAAGCCTGTTTGAAGGAATTGGCGCAGGTCAATTTGAGCTATTTTTTAGAAAGTTAAAAGCGCCTGGTTTAGTTGCCCTTCACTCGGCACATAATTTGTTTTTAAATGCCCTTATTGAATATGGTATAATAGGATATATGATTTTAGTTTTTATAGTTTATTTTTCGGTTTTTCTTTCTGCATATAATTTTTTTAAACACAAAGAAGAATATGATAGAAATATTTTTATTGGATTTATTCTTATAACCATTTTTCAGATGTTTGATATGGCTGAAATTACAAATAGTAGGATGCTATTAATTAACATGCTATATACATTTTATCTTTTCTTGCCTATTTACAGATTTAAAAGGTGGAGAGCTATAGATGGAAAATACTTTTAG
- a CDS encoding O-antigen ligase family protein yields the protein MENTFRVRLKQQVIPAILYLTFLSGFFGSTLAYPKLSYLFAYRIFLAFLFFLIFIDIVLNGIELKSFLNFSTFFLIGWCAYSLLSFLWAQDIKSAVRDQIFLTVNIFVILIFMYYSKYLRWNIIENIILISFIIHLAVGYFEVITDKHLWTSKVPLYNLHRTPSTFFTNPNDFATYLVLYLPFILAVAVNKKNNNFFRKWTAFLGTVLVIPLLILTTSRANYIGFLITLIIYFLLTDKDLKKSLLQYGAILLIFLMLIIGFRLDFGAFNKAVEMIKIQISSLADFSQTSLSSNVRRELLIVYGLSFLYDYLFFGVGSGNSRVLMEKVKQYTVNVELHNWFLDVLVCYGVVIFILYLIWIVYILYNLFEIKKSSNTLNLPTIPLISSISAFFISSISSSKMIEMRVMWFIFALSLFVLVKSKEEKGES from the coding sequence ATGGAAAATACTTTTAGAGTTAGATTGAAGCAGCAGGTTATTCCAGCTATTTTGTACTTGACCTTTTTGAGTGGTTTTTTTGGGAGTACTCTTGCGTATCCAAAGCTAAGTTACCTTTTTGCATATAGAATATTTTTGGCATTTTTGTTTTTTCTCATTTTTATCGACATAGTATTAAATGGAATTGAGCTGAAGAGTTTTCTTAACTTTTCGACTTTTTTTCTAATAGGGTGGTGTGCCTACTCACTTTTAAGTTTTTTATGGGCTCAGGATATAAAAAGTGCAGTGAGGGACCAGATTTTTTTAACCGTCAATATATTTGTGATACTGATATTTATGTATTACTCAAAATATCTTAGATGGAATATAATTGAAAACATAATATTAATTTCATTTATCATCCATCTTGCTGTAGGCTATTTCGAAGTAATTACTGACAAACATTTGTGGACATCTAAGGTACCTTTATATAATCTTCATAGAACACCCTCAACCTTTTTTACAAATCCAAACGATTTTGCAACATATTTGGTTTTATATTTGCCATTTATTTTAGCCGTTGCAGTAAACAAGAAGAATAATAATTTTTTCAGAAAATGGACAGCCTTTTTAGGCACAGTTTTGGTTATTCCTCTTTTAATTCTTACAACAAGTAGGGCAAATTACATAGGATTTTTGATAACTTTGATTATTTATTTTCTTTTAACAGATAAAGACCTGAAAAAGAGTCTTCTACAATATGGAGCTATACTTTTAATTTTTTTAATGCTTATAATAGGTTTTAGACTGGATTTTGGAGCGTTTAATAAGGCAGTTGAAATGATAAAAATTCAGATTTCTTCGCTTGCTGATTTTTCGCAGACTTCTCTTTCCTCTAATGTACGGCGTGAGCTTTTGATTGTGTATGGTCTTTCGTTTTTATACGACTACCTCTTTTTTGGTGTTGGTTCAGGCAACAGCAGGGTTTTGATGGAAAAGGTAAAACAGTATACTGTAAATGTTGAACTTCATAATTGGTTTTTGGATGTTCTTGTGTGTTACGGCGTGGTAATATTCATCTTGTATCTTATTTGGATAGTCTATATACTTTACAATCTTTTTGAAATAAAAAAGAGCAGTAATACTTTAAACCTACCAACAATCCCTTTAATAAGCTCTATTTCTGCATTTTTTATATCAAGCATAAGTTCATCGAAGATGATAGAGATGAGGGTAATGTGGTTTATATTTGCACTTTCGCTGTTTGTTTTAGTAAAGTCAAAAGAAGAAAAAGGAGAGTCTTGA